CGATCGAGCGTCACCGTGCCGCTCGACTTCTTGAACTTGCCGCGCCACACCGAGATGCCGCCGAAGTGGTCCGCTTCGAAGCTCGGGTAGGTGTGGTTCGGATCGAGCTGATACGTGTCGGCGGCCATTGCATTGAACGACATGCCCGCGATCAGCGCGCCCGCTGCGATCAACAGTTGTTTCTTCACGTTATTCTCCAGAGTTGATGAGTGTGCCCCGCGCGCTCAATGCTTTGCGGCGACGATGTGAAACTTGATGACGACATCGTCGGCGACCACCGACGTGTCTTTCCATTCGCCCGTGCCGACGTCGTACTGCGTGCGCTTGATGGGCAGTGAGCCGTCGAAGGTTTGCGTCGCGCCTTGCTGCGTGATCGCGACGGGCACGGTGACGGTCTGCGATTTGCCCTTGATGGTCAGTTTGCCCGTCACCTTGTACTGGTTGCCGCCCGCGGGCGCGATGGCCGTCGACACGAACGTGGCCTTCGGGAACGTCGTGCTGTCGAACCATTCCTTGCCGCGCACCTGCTTGTTGTATTCGTCGTCGCCGAGGTCGTAGCTGCCCGTGTCGATCGACAGATTCGCGCTGCCTGCCGTCGGCTTCGCGGGGTCGAAAGTCAGTTGCGCGGAGAACTTCTTGAAGGTGCCGTCGACGGGCACGTTCATCTGTTTCGATGTCGCGACGACGGTGCTCTTGCTGGCATCGACCTGTGCGAAAGCGGGCAACGCGGCAGCGAACAGAACGGCGGCGGCACCGGCCAACACGCGGCGATAAGAGTTGTTCTTCATGTTCATTCGATGATCAACGTGAAAGCGCCTTGAAACACGCGCTCATTTGAGGAAGGGAATCATGCGTGCGAGCAGTCCGTCGCGTTCGACGAACTGATGCTTGAGCGCCGCCAGCACATGCATCGCAAAGAGCGCGAGCAGCGTGTAATTCAACGCGATATGCGCGGTGCGCAAAACGGCCTTCAGCGCGTGATCGGGACCGATGATGGTCGGCAGCGGCAGTACGCCGAGATACACCACCTGCACGCCCGCAGCCGAACTGAAGAAGTAGCCGGTGAACGGAATCGCGAGCATCAGCACGTAGAGCAGCGCGTGCGTCGCGTGGGCGGCGGCTTTCTGCCATGCAGGCATCGCGGGCATCGGCGGCGCTTGATGCGTTGCGCGCCAGATGAGTCGCAGCACTGCCAGCGCGAACACCGTCACGCCGATCCACTTGTGCCACGACACGTATTTGAGCTTCGTCGGCGTGAAGCCCGGAATGTCCGTCATGATCCAGCCGAGGTAGAAGCCGCAGATCATCAGCAGCGCGATCAGCCAGTGCAGTGCAATTGCTGTGCGGCTATAGCTTCGGGATGGAACATGAGACGTCATAGGCAATCGATGACCTTCGCGTAATCGGTTCGCTGTGGAGCGCGACGCAATGACGCCGCCCTTGATTGAACGCGAATGGTAGTGGGCGAATATGCCTATGAATAGCTATGCGACAGGGAACAGATCGTTGCGACGATGTGAGCAATCGTTTAACAATTTCACGCGCGATTGCGCATCGAACGTGATGTTCGAAATCGTCCTCGCGAGTCTCCGTAACGGTGAGTTGATCCACCGCCGATGCACTCACGAATGCGCTTCAGGTGAGACTATTCGGGATCGCGTTAACGGTGAGTCGCCTTGCAACCCGCACGGCACTGTAGCGAAAGGTGAGGTTATCCGGGAGCCGCGTCCGTCGTTGCGCGCGGCTAGCCGGTGACGATCAGCAGCACGCCCGTGACGGTCAGCGCGCCGCACCAGAGCCAGTCGAAATTGATCCAGCCACGGCGCAGCATGCCGAGTCCGAGATACTGATAAGCGAGCAGCGCGATTGCGCCCGCCGTCGCGAGCGTGACGAGGGTATGCACGGCCGTCACCTGACCGACCGATTCAAGCGAACTGCCGACAGGCATGCCCGCGCCGCACAGCGGCAGCAGCGCGGGCAGCAGCATGAGGCCCGCGCCGTGCATCGTCGCCATCGCCGCCGACCACAGCGCGAGTCCGACGAAACCCGCCGTCATGCCGACGCGCACACGCTGCCGATGCCCATAGAAATGGTGATACGCGGCCCACGCAATCAGCAGCACGCCCATGAACGTCCGCAGATGCTCGGTACGCGTGAACAGCCCGAGTGCGACGGCCGACGTCGTCACGAACATCACGGCGACCGCGTGCCCGAGCGCGAGCGGCGGCAGCGCCAGCAGCACGGCCTTGCGGCTGCGCTGCTGAAGCCCGAGCGCGGCTGCGAACAGCCAGCCCATCGCGGGATTCACGCCGTGAAAAATCCCGCTGCCGATCACCGTCGCCCACACGCCGTTCATTTCAACGTTCACGGATAGCAATACGAATCCGACGACGCATCGCCACCTTCGAGCCGGATCTGATGCGGACGATGCGACTTCGGCCAGTCGACGAAAAAGTCCTTCGCAACGTTGAGGCCGCCGCTCTTGTCCGCGTTGAGACTGACCATCCAGCCGTCGAGGCCTTCCGTGTAGAACTGATCGTCGATCGCGCCGTAGAGCGAGTTGGTGAAGTACACACGGCTGCCGTCGCGGCTCACTTCGACCATCTGCGGGCCGCCGTTCAGCGGACGCTCGCCCGCCGCCGGATGCGTCGCGCGCGCGGCAATCCC
This genomic interval from Paraburkholderia sabiae contains the following:
- a CDS encoding YceI family protein produces the protein MKNNSYRRVLAGAAAVLFAAALPAFAQVDASKSTVVATSKQMNVPVDGTFKKFSAQLTFDPAKPTAGSANLSIDTGSYDLGDDEYNKQVRGKEWFDSTTFPKATFVSTAIAPAGGNQYKVTGKLTIKGKSQTVTVPVAITQQGATQTFDGSLPIKRTQYDVGTGEWKDTSVVADDVVIKFHIVAAKH
- a CDS encoding cytochrome b, which translates into the protein MTSHVPSRSYSRTAIALHWLIALLMICGFYLGWIMTDIPGFTPTKLKYVSWHKWIGVTVFALAVLRLIWRATHQAPPMPAMPAWQKAAAHATHALLYVLMLAIPFTGYFFSSAAGVQVVYLGVLPLPTIIGPDHALKAVLRTAHIALNYTLLALFAMHVLAALKHQFVERDGLLARMIPFLK